One Micropterus dolomieu isolate WLL.071019.BEF.003 ecotype Adirondacks linkage group LG23, ASM2129224v1, whole genome shotgun sequence DNA window includes the following coding sequences:
- the cct8 gene encoding T-complex protein 1 subunit theta isoform X2, which produces MALHVPKAPGFAQMLKDGAKHYSGLEEAVYRNIRACKELSQTTRTAYGPNGMNKMVINHLEKLFVTNDAATILRELEVQHPAAKMIVMASHMQEQEVGDGTNFVLVFAGALLELAEELLRMGLSVSEVIEGYDKACKKALEILPDCVCSSANNLHDVKEATSLIRTAVISKQYGHEDFLANLIAQACVSIFPQSGNFNVDNVRVCKILGCGVTSSSMLHGMVFKKEAEGDITSVKDAKIAVFSCPFDCTVTETKGTVLINNAQELMDFSKGEEDMMEAQVKAIKEAGANVVVTGGKVADMALHYANKYQLMVVRLNSKWDLRRLCKTVGAVALPRMTAPTPEEMGHCDSVYLTEVGDTQVVVFKHEKEDGAISTVVIRGSTDNLMDDIERAIDDGVNTFKVLVRDKRLVPGAGATEIELAKQLTSYGESCPGLDQYAIKKFAEAFEALPRALAENSGVKGSELISKLYSAHHEGNKNIGFDIEGEGPAVKDMLECGIVEPYLVKHWGIKLATNAAITVLRVDQIIMAKPAGGPKPPQGKKDFDEDD; this is translated from the exons ATGGCTCTCCATGTACCCAAAGCGCCGGGCTTTGCCCAGATGTTGAAGGATGGCGCCAAG CACTATTCAGGGCTTGAAGAGGCAGTCTATCGTAACATCAGAGCCTGTAAGGAGCTTTCTCAGACAACACGCACCGCTTATGGACCAAACG GTATGAACAAGATGGTCATCAACCACTTGGAGAAGCTGTTTGTCACCAATGACGCCGCAACAATTCTCAGAGAGTTGGAG GTGCAGCACCCAGCAGCCAAAATGATCGTGATGGCCTCCCACATGCAAGAGCAGGAGGTTGGAGACGGTACAAATTTTGTCCTGGTGTTCGCTGGAGCTCTGCTGGAGCTGGCTGAAGAGCTGCTCAGGATGGGTCTCTCTGTGTCAGAG GTGATTGAAGGCTATGACAAAGCATGTAAAAAGGCTCTGGAGATCCTGCCAGACTGCGTATGTTCCTCAGCCAACAACCTTCATGATGTTAAAGAGGCGACATCTCTCATCCGTACGGCAGTCATCAGTAAACAGTACGGCCACGAAGACTTCCTCGCCAACCTCATCGCACAGGCCTGTG TGTCCATCTTCCCACAGTCTGGCAATTTTAATGTTGATAATGTCAGAGTATGCAAGATTTTG GGTTGTGGGGTGACATCATCCTCCATGCTGCATGGCATGGTTTTTAAGAAGGAGGCAGAGGGTGACATCACATCAGTTAAAGATGCCAAGATCGCTGTCTTCTCCTGCCCTTTTGACTGCACCGTGACGGAGACCAAG GGCACAGTGCTGATAAATAACGCACAGGAGCTCATGGACTTCAGTAAGGGAGAGGAGGATATGATGGAGGCTCAGGTGAAGGCCATCAAGGAGGCTGGTGCCAACGTGGTGGTAACTGGAGGAAAAGTGGCTGACATGGCGCTGCACTACGCCAACAAGTATCAGCTCATGGTGGTCAG GCTTAACTCAAAGTGGGACCTCAGGAGGTTATGCAAGACTGTGGGAGCTGTAGCACTGCCCAGGATG ACGGCGCCAACTCCAGAGGAGATGGGTCACTGTGACAGTGTGTACCTGACAGAGGTGGGGGACACTCAGGTGGTGGTCTTCAAACATG AGAAAGAGGACGGTGCCATCTCAACGGTGGTGATAAGAGGTTCCACTGACAACCTGATGGATGACATTGAAAGGGCTATAGATGATGGAGTCAACACCTTCAAGGTTCTGGTCAGG GACAAACGACTGGTACCTGGAGCAGGAGCCACTGAAATTGAGCTGGCCAAACAGCTCACCTCATATGGAGAG TCCTGCCCAGGTCTGGATCAGTATGCCATTAAAAAGTTTGCTGAAGCCTTCGAGGCTTTGCCCCGTGCGCTGGCTGAGAACTCTGGTGTGAAGGGGAGTGAGCTCATCTCTAAACTCTACTCTGCACATCATGAGGGAAACAAAAACATAGGCTTTGACATTGAG GGAGAAGGCCCCGCTGTGAAGGACATGCTTGAATGTGGCATTGTGGAGCCTTACCTGGTAAAACACTGGGGCATCAAACTGGCCACCAACGCTGCCATCACAGTACTGAGAGTTGATCAG ATCATCATGGCCAAACCAGCAGGGGGACCCAAACCTCCCCAGGGCAAAAAGGACTTCGATGAGGACGATTAA
- the aldocb gene encoding fructose-bisphosphate aldolase C-B: MTHQYPALTSEQKKELQDIAQRIVAPGKGILAADESTGSMGKRLNPIGVENTEENRRRYRQLLFTADQRIDSCIGGVIFFHETLYQSTDDGTPFAKLIKDRGIVVGIKVDKGVVPLAGTNGETTTQGLDGLSERCAQYKKDGADFAKWRSVLKISDTTPSELAIYENANVLARYASICQQNGIVPIVEPEILPDGDHDLKRTQYVTEKVLAAVYKALSDHHVYLEGTLLKPNMVTAGHSCPTKYSSEEIAMATVTALRRTVPPAVTGVTFLSGGQSEEEASMNLNAINNCPLPKPWALTFSYGRALQASALSAWRGELSNEKAATEEFIKRAEANGLAALGKYESSGTVGAAGKSLYVANHAY; this comes from the exons ATGACTCACCAATATCCTGCACTGACTTCTGAGCAGAAGAAGGAGCTGCAGGACATTGCTCAGAGGATAGTAGCTCCAGGAAAGGGCATCCTCGCTGCCGATGAGTCCAccg GCAGCATGGGGAAACGTTTGAACCCCATCGGAGTTGAGAACACAGAGGAGAACAGGCGTCGCTACCGCCAACTGCTCTTCACAGCCGACCAGCGCATCGACAGCTGTATCGGAGGAGTCATCTTCTTCCATGAAACCCTCTACCAGAGCACAGACGATGGCACTCCCTTCGCCAAGCTCATCAAAGACCGCGGCATTGTTGTTGGCATCAAG GTGGACAAAGGTGTTGTGCCCCTCGCTGGAACAAATGGAGAGACCACCACTCAGG gtCTGGACGGGCTGTCTGAGCGCTGTGCGCAGTACAAGAAGGACGGTGCAGACTTCGCCAAGTGGCGCAGTGTGCTGAAGATCAGCGACACCACGCCGTCTGAGCTGGCCATCTATGAGAATGCTAATGTTCTGGCACGATATGCTAGCATCTGCCAGCAG AATGGTATTGTTCCTATTGTGGAGCCCGAGATCCTTCCTGATGGAGACCATGACCTGAAGCGTACCCAGTACGTCACTGAGAAG GTCCTCGCTGCAGTCTACAAGGCTCTGTCAGACCACCATGTGTACCTGGAAGGGACACTGCTGAAACCCAACATGGTCACAGCTGGACACTCCTGCCCTACCAAGTACAGCAGCGAGGAAATCGCCATGGCTACCGTCACCGCCCTGCGCCGCACTGTGCCTCCTGCTGTCACAG gaGTGACATTCTTGTCAGGTGGCCAGTCTGAAGAAGAGGCCAGCATGAACCTTAATGCCATTAACAACTGTCCGCTCCCCAAGCCCTGGGCCCTGACTTTCTCCTACGGCCGCGCCCTGCAGGCCTCTGCCTTGAGCGCATGGAGAGGAGAGCTGAGCAACGAGAAGGCCGCCACCGAGGAGTTCATCAAACGTGCTGAG GCAAACGGTCTGGCTGCGCTTGGCAAGTACGAGTCTTCTGGAACTGTTGGCGCCGCTGGAAAATCCCTCTACGTGGCTAATCACGCCTACTAA
- the rskrb gene encoding ribosomal protein S6 kinase-related protein: MGADGSKNRKRHAEVQEDEDFSSGWRGFLSSMGLSIPAGLCRLAPPALRLGQRRMLQGKAPDIPEHVLRLAGVGPDKLRAEWSLPGFITMFLPEFPHKSVPGHEHFQVLSYIAKGSFGPILKVKDKTKQKTYAVKVIPKSEILRLGVLEQSKEEVIVQRQVRHPFVHDLQDCWQTQRHLYIMCDYCSTGDLYTYWQMIGCFTEDTVRVFAAELGCALGFLHDFGIIHRDVKMENILLTDNGHLRLADFGLSRRLERGGRAFTICGTIQYMAPEVLSGGPYNHAADWWSLGILLFSLVTGKFPVPPEPDHCSMLRKVRTFPYEIPLSFSPPLALLITELLCKTPSRRLKTLERFKRQTFFHGTTFDLALLQRHPVEVILELRERPDRAAKARRGLTLSLQPLKGFDYDSFLSPPATPDTQLDTSTQTHTAAPLPGPTSPLQPAQEKGPRREVFV; this comes from the exons ATGGGGGCCGACGGCAGTAAAAACAGGAAG AGGCACGCTGAAGTGCAGGAGGATGAGGATTTCTCATCTGGATGGCGTGGCTTCCTATCCAGCATGGGTCTGTCTATCCCAGCAGGCCTGTGTCGCCTGGCCCCACCTGCCCTGCGTCTGGGCCAGCGTCGAATGCTCCAAGGCAAAGCCCCCGACATCCCAGAGCACGTCCTGAGGTTGGCGGGAGTTGGCCCAGACAAGCTGAGAGCAGAATGGAGCCTGCCGGGTTTCATTACCATGTTCCTGCCCGAATTCCCCCACAAAAGTGTGCCTGGGCACGAACACTTTCAG GTGTTGAGTTACATCGCCAAAGGTTCATTTGGACCCATTCTAAAAGTTAAGGACAAGACCAAACAGAAAACATATGCTGTCAAA GTTATACCTAAATCCGAGATTCTAAGACTCGGGGTCTTGGAGCAGTCAAAAGAAGAAGTTATAGTCCAG CGTCAGGTTCGCCATCCATTTGTCCATGACCTCCAGGACTGCTGGCAGACTCAGCGCCACCTCTACATTA TGTGTGACTACTGCAGCACAGGAGACCTGTATACCTACTGGCAGATGATTGGCTGCTTCACGGAGGACACAGTACGAGTGTTTGCAGCAGAGTTGGGATGTGCACTTG GCTTTCTCCATGACTTTGGGATCATCCACAGAGACGTGAAG ATGGAGAATATCCTGCTTACAGACAATG GACACCTCCGCTTAGCTGACTTTGGTTTGTCCCGTCGcctggagagaggaggaagagcgtTTACCATTTGTGGAACCATCCAATATATGG CCCCAGAGGTGCTGAGTGGCGGACCCTACAACCATGCAGCTGATTGGTGGTCGCTGGGAATTCTGCTTTTCTCATTGGTTACTGGGAAG TTCCCCGTGCCTCCAGAACCAGACCACTGCAGTATGCTGAGGAAAGTGAGGACTTTTCCCTATGAAATTCCCCTCAGCTTCAGCCCCCCACTGGCCTTGTTAATAACCGAG CTTTTGTGCAAGACCCCCTCCCGCCGCTTGAAGACCCTTGAGCGTTTCAAACGCCAAACCTTCTTCCATGGGACAACATTTGACCTCGCCCTACTTCAGCGCCACCCTGTGGAG GTGATTCTGGAGCTGAGAGAGAGACCGGACCGAGCCGCCAAAGCTCGACGAGGCCTCACTTTGTCCTTGCAGCCTCTCAAAGGTTTCGACTACGACTCGTTCCTCAGCCCTCCCGCCACACCGGACACACAGCTGGACACCagcacacaaactcacacagctGCACCGCTCCCTGGCCCGACAAGCCCACTGCAGCCTGCTCAGGAAAAAGGCCCACGCAGagaagtgtttgtgtga
- the cct8 gene encoding T-complex protein 1 subunit theta isoform X1 produces MALHVPKAPGFAQMLKDGAKHYSGLEEAVYRNIRACKELSQTTRTAYGPNGMNKMVINHLEKLFVTNDAATILRELEVQHPAAKMIVMASHMQEQEVGDGTNFVLVFAGALLELAEELLRMGLSVSEVIEGYDKACKKALEILPDCVCSSANNLHDVKEATSLIRTAVISKQYGHEDFLANLIAQACVSIFPQSGNFNVDNVRVCKILGCGVTSSSMLHGMVFKKEAEGDITSVKDAKIAVFSCPFDCTVTETKGTVLINNAQELMDFSKGEEDMMEAQVKAIKEAGANVVVTGGKVADMALHYANKYQLMVVRLNSKWDLRRLCKTVGAVALPRMTAPTPEEMGHCDSVYLTEVGDTQVVVFKHEKEDGAISTVVIRGSTDNLMDDIERAIDDGVNTFKVLVRDKRLVPGAGATEIELAKQLTSYGESCPGLDQYAIKKFAEAFEALPRALAENSGVKGSELISKLYSAHHEGNKNIGFDIEGEGPAVKDMLECGIVEPYLVKHWGIKLATNAAITVLRVDQIIMAKAAGGPKAPKQRGHWDKDDWDEAPDNFETHH; encoded by the exons ATGGCTCTCCATGTACCCAAAGCGCCGGGCTTTGCCCAGATGTTGAAGGATGGCGCCAAG CACTATTCAGGGCTTGAAGAGGCAGTCTATCGTAACATCAGAGCCTGTAAGGAGCTTTCTCAGACAACACGCACCGCTTATGGACCAAACG GTATGAACAAGATGGTCATCAACCACTTGGAGAAGCTGTTTGTCACCAATGACGCCGCAACAATTCTCAGAGAGTTGGAG GTGCAGCACCCAGCAGCCAAAATGATCGTGATGGCCTCCCACATGCAAGAGCAGGAGGTTGGAGACGGTACAAATTTTGTCCTGGTGTTCGCTGGAGCTCTGCTGGAGCTGGCTGAAGAGCTGCTCAGGATGGGTCTCTCTGTGTCAGAG GTGATTGAAGGCTATGACAAAGCATGTAAAAAGGCTCTGGAGATCCTGCCAGACTGCGTATGTTCCTCAGCCAACAACCTTCATGATGTTAAAGAGGCGACATCTCTCATCCGTACGGCAGTCATCAGTAAACAGTACGGCCACGAAGACTTCCTCGCCAACCTCATCGCACAGGCCTGTG TGTCCATCTTCCCACAGTCTGGCAATTTTAATGTTGATAATGTCAGAGTATGCAAGATTTTG GGTTGTGGGGTGACATCATCCTCCATGCTGCATGGCATGGTTTTTAAGAAGGAGGCAGAGGGTGACATCACATCAGTTAAAGATGCCAAGATCGCTGTCTTCTCCTGCCCTTTTGACTGCACCGTGACGGAGACCAAG GGCACAGTGCTGATAAATAACGCACAGGAGCTCATGGACTTCAGTAAGGGAGAGGAGGATATGATGGAGGCTCAGGTGAAGGCCATCAAGGAGGCTGGTGCCAACGTGGTGGTAACTGGAGGAAAAGTGGCTGACATGGCGCTGCACTACGCCAACAAGTATCAGCTCATGGTGGTCAG GCTTAACTCAAAGTGGGACCTCAGGAGGTTATGCAAGACTGTGGGAGCTGTAGCACTGCCCAGGATG ACGGCGCCAACTCCAGAGGAGATGGGTCACTGTGACAGTGTGTACCTGACAGAGGTGGGGGACACTCAGGTGGTGGTCTTCAAACATG AGAAAGAGGACGGTGCCATCTCAACGGTGGTGATAAGAGGTTCCACTGACAACCTGATGGATGACATTGAAAGGGCTATAGATGATGGAGTCAACACCTTCAAGGTTCTGGTCAGG GACAAACGACTGGTACCTGGAGCAGGAGCCACTGAAATTGAGCTGGCCAAACAGCTCACCTCATATGGAGAG TCCTGCCCAGGTCTGGATCAGTATGCCATTAAAAAGTTTGCTGAAGCCTTCGAGGCTTTGCCCCGTGCGCTGGCTGAGAACTCTGGTGTGAAGGGGAGTGAGCTCATCTCTAAACTCTACTCTGCACATCATGAGGGAAACAAAAACATAGGCTTTGACATTGAG GGAGAAGGCCCCGCTGTGAAGGACATGCTTGAATGTGGCATTGTGGAGCCTTACCTGGTAAAACACTGGGGCATCAAACTGGCCACCAACGCTGCCATCACAGTACTGAGAGTTGATCAG ATCATCATGGCTAAGGCTGCAGGGGGACCCAAGGCTCCCAAGCAGAGAGGCCATTGGGACAAGGACGATTGGGACGAAGCGCCTGATAATTTTGAAACTCACCACTag